One Ananas comosus cultivar F153 linkage group 1, ASM154086v1, whole genome shotgun sequence DNA window includes the following coding sequences:
- the LOC109718319 gene encoding extensin-like gives MDSTTSGSMQSSSGGGGGGGGGGDEEFSSHPHEYISSFLTFPPPPPPPPPQQPPNSTPFDPFSTFLNPFPPSSNPSNLTPPARTDVADFTASFRPQPQPPTTSLPSNTVPVQPPAPRGGSRKRSRASRKPPTTVLTTDTSNFRAMVQEFTGFPTPPFASSSPFVRPRLGLLHPTATVAGPPPPYLLRPSPQKAQTVIDAIASIARNSNIGSSSLSSEQQRRQQQQQQQEQQQQRAQTAELIAGDGLANWIDYDGLDQIQTQTQTQSLFGTDVGDYGDSQGVDYISRLSSSTTEIGSFHAADKGVGLLSHVDVNGRR, from the exons ATGGATTCAACTACAAGTGGTAGCATGCAATCCTCaagcgggggcggcggcggtggcggtggcggtggcgacGAAGAGTTTTCTTCGCACCCTCATGAATACATCTCCTCCTTCTTAACcttcccaccaccaccaccaccaccaccaccacaacaGCCACCAAATTCTACTCCCTTTGATCCCTTCTCAACTTTTCTCAACCCCTTTCCCCCTTCCTCAAACCCTAGTAATCTCACTCCCCCGGCTCGCACCGATGTCGCGGACTTCACCGCCAGCTTCCGCCCACAACCGCAGCCACCGACGACATCTTTACCCTCGAACACGGTCCCGGTGCAACCCCCAGCCCCACGCGGGGGGTCGAGGAAGCGGTCGAGGGCGTCGCGGAAGCCGCCGACCACCGTGCTCACCACTGACACATCGAACTTCCGCGCCATGGTCCAGGAGTTCACCGGCTTCCCCACGCCGCCCTTCGCCTCCTCATCTCCTTTCGTCCGCCCCCGACTTGGCCTCTTACATCCTACCGCCACCGTCGccggtcctccgccgccgtaCCTCTTACGCCCGTCCCCTCAAAAGGCGCAAACCGTGATCGACGCGATCGCGTCCATTGCTAGAAATAGCAACATTGGTTCTTCTTCGTTGAGTTCGGAACAACAACggcgacagcagcagcagcagcagcaagaacAACAA CAACAAAGAGCGCAGACGGCGGAGCTCATTGCAGGTGATGGGTTAGCGAATTGGATTGATTATGACGGACTCGATCAGATTCAAACACAAACGCAAACCCAAAGCCTGTTCGGGACGGATGTCGGAGACTACGGCGACTCACAGGGTGTCGACTACATCTCGAGGTTGTCGTCGTCGACGACGGAGATTGGGAGCTTCCATGCGGCAGATAAAGGAGTGGGATTGTTGAGCCATGTCGACGTGAATGGGAGAAGGTAG
- the LOC109715032 gene encoding serine carboxypeptidase 24-like — translation MKLEIVTLLYFLYLATPCLAFANEAKRLVEFSRTRRSMNHPRDDASENIYNYTNLSAYVGSQDGLRETDKITALPGQPNKEAEFDQYAGYVTVDAKAGRALFYYFVEALHDPSNKPLVLWLNGGPGCSSLGGGAMLELGPFFVNPNGKTLYKNNYAWNNVANMLFLESPAGVGYSYSNTTSDYDNTGDQRTAGDAYTFLINWLERFPEYKSRDFFITGESYGGHYVPELANVIVTNNGFANTTAIKLKGVAIGNALLDWDTNDKGTVDYFWTHALISKSTHEAIQRYCSFNGTYSNDCENALSLTVYERGDIDDYNIYAPQCVDGSNSSQLKDSVSLGDPCSPNYVENYLNLPDVQRALHANTTRLNYPWIDCSDIVNGGNWKDAPASMLPSIKRLIANGVRTWLYSGDIDSVCPVTSTQYSLDILGLPIEASWRPWYSDIEEVGGYVVGYKGLVFATVRGAGHMVPRYQPKRALTLFSSFLQGKLPPEDVSIN, via the exons ATGAAACTAGAAATAGTAACACTTTTGTACTTCTTGTACCTTGCCACACCATGTCTCGCCTTTGCGAACGAGGCCAAGCGCCTCGTCGAGTTCTCCAGAACAAGAAGGTCGATGAATCATCCTCGAGATGATGCATCGGAGAATATTTACAATTACACAAACTTGTCGGCATATGTCGGTTCACAAGATGGCCTCAGAGAGACAGATAAGATTACCGCATTGCCCGGGCAACCTAATAAGGAAGCGGAATTTGATCAGTATGCCGGATATGTGACGGTGGATGCGAAAGCCGGGAGGGCACTTTTCTACTACTTTGTGGAGGCTCTTCATGATCCTTCAAATAAACCTTTAGTTTTATGGCTTAATGGAG GGCCCGGGTGCTCGTCTTTGGGAGGTGGAGCAATGCTAGAACTTGGACCCTtctttgttaaccccaatggCAAAACACTCTACAAGAATAATTATGCATGGAATAATG TGGCAAACATGCTATTCCTTGAGAGCCCGGCCGGTGTTGGCTACTCATACTCCAACACCACTTCGGATTACGACAACACGGGAGACCAGAGGACCGCCGGGGATGCCTACACCTTTCTCATCAATTGGCTTGAGAGGTTCCCCGAGTACAAGAGCCGCGATTTCTTCATTACCGGAGAGAGCTACGGCGGGCACTACGTACCGGAGCTCGCGAATGTTATTGTCACCAACAACGGATTTGCTAACACGACTGCCATCAAGCTTAAAGGAGTTGCT ATCGGAAATGCGTTGTTGGATTGGGACACAAACGATAAGGGGACCGTCGACTACTTCTGGACCCATGCCTTGATTTCTAAGAGCACCCACGAAGCGATTCAGAGATACTGCAGTTTCAACGGGACGTATTCGAACGACTGCGAAAATGCCCTATCTTTAACTGTATATGAAAGAGGAGACATTGATGACTACAACATCTACGCACCTCAGTGCGTCGATGGTTCCAATTCTTCGCAATTAAAGGACTCG GTGTCGCTAGGCGATCCTTGTTCCCCGAACTATGTCGAAAATTATTTGAATCTTCCTGACGTGCAAAGGGCTCTTCACGCAAACACTACACGCTTGAACTACCCATGGATAGATTGCAG TGATATTGTGAATGGTGGAAATTGGAAAGATGCGCCAGCATCTATGCTACCATCAATTAAGCGACTCATCGCAAACGGCGTAAGAACATGGTTATACAG TGGCGACATTGATTCGGTCTGTCCGGTTACTTCGACACAGTACTCACTAGACATTCTTGGACTTCCCATAGAGGCATCTTGGCGGCCATGGTACAGCGACATTGAAGAG GTCGGCGGCTACGTTGTCGGATACAAAGGCCTAGTGTTTGCGACAGTCAGAGGAGCCGGTCACATGGTTCCACGCTACCAACCAAAGAGAGCACTAACCTTGTTCTCGTCATTCCTTCAAGGGAAACTTCCCCCGGAAGACGTATCGATAAATTGA
- the LOC109719030 gene encoding uncharacterized protein LOC109719030, whose translation MEKSTPVRKSHTYTADLLTWREAPAPEEAAPPVSRRPHQPSEAISKVVFGGQVTEEEAESLNKRKPCSGPKWKEMTGSGIFAAESEEDELDSGSAFSSPNTRTGSRAYQQTLTAISQISFSAEESVSPKKPTSIAEVAKQRELSGTLLSELDNKMKRQLSAAKSKELTGHADIFGPPPEDPPRSLDGRNSETDKVNGEPAAQNSHPSMNISNPAGGASSFVFGESTDTMTKTAKKIPTQKFTDLTGNDIFKEGNTPPGSVDKSLSVAKLKEMSGSDIFADEKAASRDYFGGVRKPPGGESSIALV comes from the exons aTGGAGAAGAGCACTCCGGTGAGGAAATCGCACACCTACACGGCTGATCTGCTGACGTGGAGGgaggcgccggcgccggaggaggcggcgccgcccgTTTCCCGGCGGCCGCATCAG CCATCGGAGGCGATCAGCAAGGTGGTGTTCGGGGGCCAGgtgacggaggaggaggcggagagcCTGAACAAGAG GAAACCTTGTTCGGGTCCCAAGTGGAAGGAAATGACTGGAAGCGGCATATTCGCAGCGGAGAGTGAAGAGGATGAATTGGACTCTGGCTCTGCTTTCTCAAGCCCGAACACTCGGACAGGGTCACGAGCCTATCAG CAAACACTTACCGCTATCAGCCAGATCTCATTCAGCGCCGAAGAAAGTGTTTCACCTAAAAAGCCAACCTCGATTGCTGAGGTGGCAAAGCAGCGAGAGTTAAGTGGAACTCTTCTTAGTGAGCTGGACAATAAAATGAAAAGACAGTTATCTGCCGCTAAAAGCAAAGAACTTACCGGACACGCCGACATCTTTGGTCCTCCCCCAGAAGACCCACCCAGGTCTTTGGACGGGCGGAACTCGGAGACGGACAAGGTCAATGGAGAACCTGCTGCACAGAATTCACACCCGTCTATGAATATCTCTAAT CCGGCTGGAGGTGCTAGCAGTTTCGTATTCGGTGAGAGCACTGACACCATGACCAAGACGGCTAAGAAAATTCCAACTCAGAAATTCACGGACCTCACCGGCAATGACATCTTCAAGGAAGGAAACACCCCGCCAGGATCCGTCGACAAGTCGCTAAGCGTTGCAAAGCTTAAAGAGATGAGCGGCAGTGACATCTTCGCCGACGAGAAGGCCGCGTCCCGAGACTACTTTGGCGGGGTCCGCAAGCCGCCCGGCGGCGAGAGCAGCATCGCTCTGGTTTAG
- the LOC109708906 gene encoding intron-binding protein aquarius — translation MPKVYGTGIYDFRRHRVAEYPVELVGGAREEPPPAEKQPDQRPGGAVSGSITLVEIQRDRLTKIAAANWGKSSGGRNFDPELVREIYETELRVSGTGRKTVPLHRVMILEVSQYLENYLWPNFDPETATFEHVMSMILMVNEKFRENVAAWICFYDRKEAFKGFLLRVLRLREEERTLSMAEKTNYLLFLINAFQSLEDEIVSETVLQLVSLRLWHSLSFGRFQMELCQNPHLIKKWKKMTKKEAKAKKGGQVVDPSKVLEVKFLRDLIDEFLEILDSSVILLKLDDNEGNQPGDSSSEQVDDSCVLYCERFTEFLIDLLSQLPTRRFLKPVIADAAVVAKCHLSALYTHEKGRLFAQLVDLLQFYEGFEIDDHFGTQLNDDDILLAHYSRLQAFQLLAFKQVPKLRDFALCNIGSIHKRADLSKKLSVLSDDELRELVCNKLKLVSDDDPGSTRRDFLIEVVVSFFEKRQSQKEAINALPLYPNEQIMWDESVVPSINYSGEGCLALPKLNLQFLTLHDYLLRNFNLFRLESTYEIREDIQEAVPHLLAYINNEGETAFRGWSRMAVPIKQFKIAEVKQPNVGEVKPSSVTAEVTFSITSYRAQVRSEWDALKEHDVLFLLSIRPSFEPLSPEEAAKSTVPERLGLQYVRGCEVIEIRDEEGVLMNDFTGRIKRDEWKPPKGDIRTVTVALDTAQYHIDDTEKAEKGGEDVYRTFNILMRRKPKENNFKAILESIRDLMNETCIVPEWLHNIFLGYGNPSAAQWTNMPDLLDMIDFKDTFLDADHLRESFPNYEVSFVNPDGTESLHPKPPFRIRLPKSMKGNSLALPGSIKSSDINIMDEKKADQSSQEEKLIVEAYLPADPGPYPQDKPKQNTVRFTPTQIGAIISGIQPGLTMVVGPPGTGKTDTAVQILNVLYHNCPSQRTLIITHSNQALNDLFEKIMQRDVPARYLLRLGQGEQELATDLDFSRQGRVNAMLVRRLELLSEVERLARSLHLPEDVGYTCETAGYFWLLHVYSRWEQFLVACAQNQDKPTFVKDRFPFSEFFANTPQPVFTGESFKKDMHAAQGCFRHLSTMFQELEECRAFELLKSTADRANYLMTKQAKIVAMTCTHAALKRRDFLQLGFKYDNLLMEESAQILEIETFIPMLLQRQEDGYARLKRCILIGDHHQLPPVVKNMAFQKYSHMDQSLFTRFVRLGVPYIELNAQGRARPSIAKLYNWRYRELGDLPYVLQEPIFHKANAGFSYEYQLIDVPDYLGKGETAPSPWFYQNVGEAEYVVSVYMYMRSIGYPASRISILTTYNGQKLLIRDVVNRRCKAYGIEPPSKVATVDKFQGQQNDFILLSLVRTRFVGHLRDVRRLVVAMSRARLGLYIFCRRSLYEQCYELQPTFQLLLQRPDQLCLNLDETTPFTERLVGDTGNVHVITGVQDMEQLVNFRMHQLYQMQVMNQHASFERSSNANGSQILPSTDRVEDTDMPLANGESDNGPPEISRNDAEMMEQ, via the exons ATGCCGAAGGTCTACGGCACCGGAATCTACGACTTTCGCCGCCACCGCGTCGCCGAGTACCCCGTCGAGCTCGTCGGCGGCGCCAGGGAGGAGCCGCCGCCGGCGGAGAAGCAGCCGGATCAGCGCCCCGGCGGCGCCGTCTCCGGCTCCATCACCCTCGTCGAGATACAGCGCGACCGCCTCACGAAGATCGCCGCCGCCAACTGGGGCAAGTCCTCCGGGGGCCGGAACTTCGACCCCGAGCTCGTGAGGGAGATCTACGAGACCGAGCTTAGGGTTTCGGGCACCGGGCGTAAGACGGTCCCTCTCCATAGGGTCATGATCCTAGAAGTGAGCCAGTACTTGGAGAACTATCTCTGGCCTAATTTCGATCCCGAGACCGCCACCTTCGAGCACGTCATGTCGATGATTCTCATGGTTAATGAGAAG TTTCGGGAGAATGTAGCTGCGTGGATTTGCTTCTACGACCGGAAGGAGGCATTCAAAGGGTTCTTATTGCGGGTCCTTCGGCTCAGAGAAGAG GAAAGAACTTTAAGCATGGCAGAGAAGACGAATTACCTACTTTTCTTGATAAATGCCTTCCAG aGTCTGGAGGATGAGATTGTTAGTGAAACTGTTCTCCAGTTAGTAAGCCTCCGGTTGTGGCACAGTCTCTCGTTTGGTCGATTTCAG ATGGAGTTATGCCAAAATCCACATTTAATTAAGAAATGGAAAAAGATGACCAAGAAAGAAGCAAAAGCCAAGAAAGGCGGTCAAGTAGTTGACCCTTCAAAGGTCCTTGAAGTAAAGTTCCTAAGGGATCTAATTGACGagtttttagag ATTCTTGATTCCAGTGTCATCCTATTGAAGCTTGATGATAATGAAGGAAACCAACCCGGTGATTCATCTTCTGAGCAAGTTGACGATTCTTGTGTTCTATATTGCGAGAGATTTACTGAATTCTTGATTGATTTGTTGAGCCAACTGCCAACTAGGAG ATTCTTAAAGCCTGTAATTGCTGACGCTGCTGTTGTTGCTAAATGTCACTTAAGTGCACTTTACACGCATGAAAAGGGACGCCTTTTTGCTCAGCTGGTGGACCTTCTACAATTTTATGAAGGTTTTGAGATTGATGATCATTTTGGAACACAACTTAATGATGATGATATTTTGCTTGCTCATTACTCTCGTCTTCAAGCTTTTCAACTATTGGCATTTAAACAAGTACCTAAG TTGCGAGATTTTGCTTTGTGCAATATTGGTTCAATCCACAAGCGTGCTGATTTATCCAAGAAGTTATCAGTTTTATCAGACGATGAACTGCGGGAGTTGGTGTGCAATAAG CTTAAACTAGTTTCAGATGACGATCCAGGCAGTACAAGGCGTGATTTCCTCATTGAGGTGGTAGTCTCCTTCTTTGAGAAGCGCCAGTCCCAAAAAGAAGCCATAAATGCGCTCCCTCTTTACCCAAACGAACAGATAATGTGGGATGAGAGCGTCGTCCCAAGTATCAACTACTCCGGCGAGGGCTGCCTCGCGCTCCCTAAACTCAACCTCCAGTTCCTAACCCTCCATGATTATTTACTTCGAAACTTCAATCTCTTCCGCCTTGAATCCACATACGAAATCCGTGAGGATATCCAAGAAGCCGTTCCTCACCTCCTTGCATACATCAATAATGAGGGAGAAACTGCTTTTCGTGGTTGGTCAAGAATGGCTGTGCCAATCAAGCAGTTCAAGATCGCCGAAGTGAAGCAGCCGAACGTTGGAGAAGTCAAGCCGTCATCGGTAACAGCTGAAGTCACTTTCAGCATAACGAGTTACAGAGCGCAGGTAAGATCAGAATGGGATGCTCTGAAAGAACACGATGTCTTGTTTTTATTGTCGATTCGCCCATCTTTTGAGCCATTAAGCCCAGAAGAAGCCGCTAAATCAACTGTGCCTGAAAGACTCGGACTTCAGTATGTACGCGGATGCGAAGTAATTGAGATCCGCGATGAAGAAGGAGTACTTATGAATGATTTTACTGGAAGAATTAAAAGAGATGAATGGAAGCCCCCTAAAGGTGACATCCGTACTGTTACTGTTGCCCTAGATACAGCACAGTACCACATTGATGATactgagaaagctgaaaaaggAGGTGAAGATGTATATAGAACATTCAACATTTTAATGAGGAGGAAACCCAAGGAGAATAATTTTAAAGCTATTTTAGAATCTATACGTGACCTTATGAATGAAACATGCATAGTTCCTGAGTGGTTGCACAACATATTTTTGGGTTACGGAAATCCATCTGCTGCACAGTGGACTAACATGCCGGACCTTTTGGACATGATAGACTTCAAGGACACTTTTCTTGATGCTGATCATCTAAGAGAAAGCTTTCCGAATTATGAG GTTTCCTTTGTCAATCCAGATGGTACCGAGAGCCTGCACCCTAAACCTCCTTTCCGGATTAGGCTTCCCAAATCAATGAAAGGAAATTCTCTTGCTCTTCCAGGCAGTATTAAGTCAAGTGACATAAATATTATGGATGAGAAAAAGGCTGATCAAAGCTCCCAAGAGGAAAAGCTGATAGTTGAGGCATATCTTCCTGCTGATCCAGGCCCGTATCCTCAAGATAAACCGAAGCAAAACACAGTCAGATTTACTCCTACTCAG ATTGGAGCTATTATTTCGGGAATTCAGCCTGGGTTAACTATGGTTGTTGGACCACCTGGTACAGGGAAGACTGATACAGCAGTGCAGATTTTGAATGTTCTCTATCATAATTGCCCTTCCCAGAGAACACTAATCATCACGCATTCGAACCAGGCTTTAAATGAtctttttgagaaaataatGCAG AGAGACGTACCTGCCAGATACCTCCTCCGCCTCGGTCAAGGAGAACAGGAGCTTGCAACTGATCTTGATTTCAGCCGACAGGGCCGCGTGAATGCCATGCTTGTCCGACGATTAGAACTCCTTAGTGAAGTTGAAAGACTTGCCAGATCACTTCACTTACCCGAAGATGTAGGCTACACTTGTGAAACTGCTGGATACTTTTGGCTGCTTCATGTCTACTCCCGTTGGGAACAATTTCTTGTTGCCTGTGCCCAAAATCAAGATAAACCAACTTTCGTTAAAGACCGATTCCCATTTTCGGAATTTTTCGCAAACACTCCCCAACCAGTTTTCACTGGTGAATCATTCAAGAAAGACATGCATGCGGCACAAGGGTGTTTCCGACACCTGTCTACTATGTTTCAAGAGCTTGAAGAGTGCAGGGCTTTTGAGTTGCTTAAATCAACAGCTGATCGGGCCAATTATTTAATGACTAAACAAGCCAAGATTGTTGCGATGACCTGCACTCATGCTGCTCTAAAAAGGAGGGACTTTCTTCAGTTGGGCTTTAAGTATGACAATTTGCTTATGGAGGAAAGCGCACAAATATTAGAAATCGAGACTTTTATACCCATGTTGTTACAGAGGCAGGAGGATGGTTACGCTCGGCTAAAACGATGTATATTAATTGGGGATCATCATCAGTTGCCCCCTGTTGTGAAAAACATGGCTTTTCAGAAGTATAGTCATATGGATCAAAGCTTGTTCACTAGGTTCGTTCGTCTCGGTGTGCCTTATATTGAACTGAATGCACAGGGTCGAGCTCGACCAAGTATAGCCAAGCTTTATAACTGGCGATACAGGGAGTTGGGGGATCTTCCTTATGTTCTTCAAGAGCCTATTTTCCACAAGGCTAATGCTGGGTTCTCTTATGAGTATCAGCTGATAGATGTTCCTGATTATCTTGGAAAGGGTGAGACTGCTCCTTCTCCCTGGTTCTATCAGAATGTAGGAGAGGCCGAATACGTTGTGAGTGTTTACATGTACATGCGCTCAATTGGGTATCCCGCCAGCAGGATCTCTATTTTGACAACATACAATGGCCAAAAGCTGCTTATCCGTGATGTTGTGAATAGGCGGTGCAAAGCATATGGGATCGAACCACCTAGCAAG GTGGCAACAGTCGATAAGTTCCAAGGCCAACAAAATGATTTCATCCTTCTGTCTCTTGTCCGAACCCGATTTGTGGGCCATCTCCGTGATGTCAGGAGACTTGTCGTTGCAATGTCTCGTGCACGTTTGGGCCTTTACATATTCTGCCGGCGTTCACTGTACGAGCAATGCTATGAGCTGCAGCCGACGTTTCAGCTTCTGCTTCAGAGACCGGATCAACTGTGTCTGAATCTAGACGAAACCACTCCATTCACAGAACGCCTGGTTGGAGACACAGGGAATGTTCATGTGATAACTGGGGTCCAGGATATGGAGCAGTTAGTTAATTTCAGGATGCATCAGCTTTACCAG ATGCAAGTCATGAACCAACACGCCTCTTTCGAGAGATCTTCAAATGCAAATGGATCTCAAATTTTGCCCTCTACTGACCGTGTAGAGGATACCGATATGCCTCTTGCAAATGGTGAATCTGATAACGGGCCACCCGAAATTAGTCGAAATGATGCAGAGATGATGGAACAATAA